GGTTAAGAGGCAAATTACCTGTCCTTGACTAAGAACTAATTGACAAGCTGCTGCAGCTACCATAAACGCCACAGCTAAATACATCCACACAAATTGTAGGACAACCCATAAGCACCTGGGTACCCAAAAAATATGTCTAACATAGTTAGCATCAATTAGCAGGGGCTAAAATAAGCACAGCAGACCATACACAAAAGTAAAAGGCAGTTTATCATTGGGAAATCATTGGGTCTGGGCGTATGAAAATACcccatggctctggagatgaaggatGGCTACAACAATCAAAAGAAAAAGCATGTACCTTTGACATTCAGTTGTTTCAGCAATGCCCAAAGTATATGGTATAAAGTTCTGTGAATATCCAATCCAACCCTGCAAGCGTTTGAAGGAACATGAGTTAGCAACAAATGATATAATCTGATAAGGGATCTTACAGTCCTCAATTAACTCATTTACATGGTTTCCAAAATCGTGGGGTACACGATTTCTAAAATACAGTCAATTAGAGCGGCTCACATGCATCAATAACATCTCGGTATTGGCATCAGAAGCTATTTTTATGGGCAAAAATCCCCAAATAATCACATGGACAAAGAAAAGCTATTTTCATACAGCGATGTAGAAGTTCTTATGAGAGGAGGCCACAGAAGATTGGGCGTGTACTGATCCTTCATTGCCTGAATATAATAAAAGAGGGAACGATGTGTGAAGCTCACCTTGATGTATTGAAAGGCAAAGGAAGAACAAACATAGTGATCCAAGCCAAGAGAAGTAACAAAAAACAGGAATATATTCATGTTAAATTCATGGCAGACACATAGATGATTAAATATGCCAAAGGCAGCAATAGACACAAAACATCATAATATGTGTGGACAAAGCTAAACTAATTTGAGAGTGGCATTCCATGAAAATACACAAACCAGAGGTGCAGTAAATGAGGCTCGAATTCCATGACCAAATCAGCATACAGACGCAGAGAGGTCCTCTCACCCTAGAGCAACCAAACAAAGGTGCAGCAAAAGGAAACCGGTGAGGAACCTGCAACAAAAAAACAGATGATTGCTACAGGTGGTGAACTAATACAAAACGAGACCACGGTGAGCGGGACGGTACCTCTGATGGTTTGATGGCATTGTTGGAAATAAATAGTCCACATGAGCACGACCAAGTTGATGAGTGATAACCATGGCCACGGGTACGACTACAACCCTGCAGCAGCATGGATGCAAGGAAACAGCTAGACCATTACCCAAAAGGGCACCCAAGAGTGGCAGACCCTAAGCAAAGAACACAGCAAACATAAAGCATCAGTAGCATGTGGTTCATATGACAAAGAAGTGTGCTTCTGAGGCTCATATGACAAAAAATCTAGCATACCATCTGTAGCATGGGCATTTAATTTAAAAACTGATTATGTAATCAAGCTTATAATCAAAGCCTATAAACTATCAAAAGTTCTGTAATACATTGATTGGCGgaaacagatgaggtaaaaactgtagGTCAATGGAACTACAATAGCTCACAAACACCAGGTAAAGTAAATTCATCCATGTGTAGGAAAAGGCGGCCTATAAGCGAGATAGTACTCTAGCAAAAATTCTAGCATACCATCTGCAGCATGGGCATTTAATTTAAAAACTGATTATGTAATCAAGCTTATAATCAAAGCCTATAAACTGTCAAAAGTTCTGTAATACATTGATTGGCGGAAACAGATCAGGTAAAAACTGTAGGTCAATGGAACTACAATAGCTCACAAACACCAGGTAAAGTAAATTCATCCATGTGCAAGAAAAGGTAACCTATAAGCGAGATAGTACTCTAGCAATGGCATCACAACAACTCACAAGATAAATTTTCCTGAGCAAACAGTAGCCGCTTAAGCACATATCTGGGAAGGAGCTGCAATACCTGCGGACGGGTTGGAAACGACGATAGCAAGGACGCCCAGACAGGTATGTATCTTCTTTTATAAGGTTTTCTTATACTTCATTTTGGTGTGACAAAAACCATCCAGGTATGAGCTTTCGAGCTTTAATCCATTCAGTTGCCTGCATAAATCAGTTGCTTCAGTTTCCTTGGGCTCTATCATATAACAAAGAATAGAACAATATAGAAGATTCTCTACCAGAGCTGTAATTGTTAGCAAATATATGCTTTCTCAGATAGAGTTCAGAAAATTCAAAAATACATGTGATGCAAATAAAGGTTGGGCGGAATTCTTA
This is a stretch of genomic DNA from Triticum urartu cultivar G1812 unplaced genomic scaffold, Tu2.1 TuUngrouped_contig_5935, whole genome shotgun sequence. It encodes these proteins:
- the LOC125529898 gene encoding uncharacterized protein LOC125529898, giving the protein MLLQGCSRTRGHGYHSSTWSCSCGLFISNNAIKPSEVPHRFPFAAPLFGCSRVRGPLCVCMLIWSWNSSLIYCTSGNEGSVHAQSSVASSHKNFYIAGWIGYSQNFIPYTLGIAETTECQRCLWVVLQFVWMYLAVAFMVAAAACQLVLSQGQAPIHATT